From the Diprion similis isolate iyDipSimi1 chromosome 1, iyDipSimi1.1, whole genome shotgun sequence genome, the window GCACGACGGTCTTGCCATCTGCTTCCTTGAGCGGCTACGAAGGGAACTACGGATTGCATAGCTGTTGAAAATGGCGTCTCATTCGGAGCTGCTAGAATATTCGTCTCCAGCTAAACGTCGGAAGATTGACTGCAACGGTCACGGAACTTCTCAAGGGTCGGAACGCGATTTCGGTGATTGCAAAGCGTCGCACGGGACCGTCGACAACGATCTGGAAGGTATTTTTGAGACAATATGTTAAATtaatagtgaaaatttttctttattaaagATGGCGGCCCGACGGACGGCCGCCCATTTTCATCGATGCCGTTTGTTCTTGTCCATCGTAGGGGGCGGCCCGCCATGACAGTTCCCTGAGTGcggcgaaatttttatttttcattctttgtcaattttagCAAATAACGTCGCTCTTATCCCGGCATACATTTTGACCCTTTCATATTCTCATCGCAATGAATCGGATCctgtttaatatttattcataatttttcgctaGATAACATTTATATTAGATTCTCGTTATTCCGCGCGAACTGGGGTCACTGACAGAGAGATCTCGCTCGGTACGAAGTAGTCTAGTGGCGTTCACAGATGGCACAAGTTTCACAAACGCAAAAGATAATACGAACTTGACGTTTACCAGAGCCCGCGAAATTATCTGTCAAATATGCCACAGCACATTGGATTggttgttacttttttttttttttactattattatattacctaATGCatatatacttatttttttttaatcgtattATATTTCTCTATCtaagttttcatttcattccacCAGGttgcgaaagaaaaacaatttataaaatttaattcatcAAATGGGCCTCTGCACACGATTCCACAAAAGTTTTCTTTATTAACATGTAAATAATGCATTAGAATGCATTCTTAGtagctttttcaaaattcctttTCTTAGAGTCGGTATAGTTACtcgtaataaaagaaaagtaatgCCTTGTATAATGGATGTTCTatggaaaattaataaattttgtaatggTATAATAATCATATCTTGAGTTAAATTGTAGAGAAACAACTTTactgaatataatataataagcGAACCATTCAAATTTTACTATCGATTGTGTCATGGGTATCTAAAAGAAAGATTAAGTTGGGCGAATTGCAAGAATTGAGAATTATAGCTGTTATAATATGGActatatttcaataaatttcataaaaaaccAAGAAATATATCTAAATTTACTCAaactattcaaaaaaatatttcaatactcTAGGCAAAATAAATGTTACAGTCTAATTTTCaaaaggaaaatttgaaaattgatatatcTGCCATTTGTTTTTAGCTCTGAATGTACCCCTATAATATttgtatgaaataattaatcaacatCAGATATgtctaaaaaatttgactGGTAATCCCTACCCAACATTTCTCATCCTCAGTTAATGTGGGACAATTTCTTTGCGAAACTACTGAATCCTAGtttgtgaattattatttgattGTGATTATGAGAGaagcaattattatttctaccaCTAATAATGGTATTCctttgatatttcttttcGCAACACAAAATGTACCTCAAGTCTACAGTATATTCACGTAGCGgagtatatttttttggttttttttttcggcatGATCACCAATTAGTGAAGCTCAGGGAGATATTGATCCGTTTGGAGAGTCactgatttttatatttcatcaatGGAACGAATTGAATGCATAAATAAACTGATCCTAATATGGATGAATTAGCTGATCATGAAAtgtaagtatgaaaaaaaaatttcatgccgAAATTGAGTATTATCAACAGAATTGTAATAACGTTGGAAATGTTTAAAGATTATTTTCACCAACTTACTTTCTTATATTGCacctgaataaaatatattttcaatttcatttagtCATCATAAActgggagaaaataaaataatttcttttcattccagAAACTTTGGGTGGTGACAGTGGATTTACAGAACTAAGCAACGGAACTAAATCTGCACCAACTACACCAGACACCAATCTTGTACCAACACCCTCTCGCACAGATTCCATAAGTGAAGATACCGGTTATCCGTAAGTAGTTCAAACTGTCATTAAATTCTCTTGTAATGACATACCTGGTTATATTACAATGGCTGATTCATTTCGCTTCTTTAGACCAGACACAGCAAATGAAAAGGACGACATATCGTCAACAGTATCGAACTTGTCCGAATTGTCAGGGCTTTCCGAGCTCTCTGGAGAGGCGGAAGACGGACCACAGTGGAGACCCGTTTCTTCTTGGGTCCAGAAACAAATGCTGACAGGAGCAGATCCTAGGGATCTCCTTCATCATCTTCTCATGGATTCCACACAGATACCCGAACAGGTTGATGACCTCACTCTGTGGAAGGTAAGTATTTATTGATGTTACTTTAAAAAACAAGTGTGGTCGGTAATGGGCAATGCcagcaaagaaaaacaaagaaaaaagtgaatgtattaattcaaaaaattgtttaaacattGTTGTTTCAGATTATTTTGAACATGATGTCAGAGCCTCCTAGAAGACAAAAACTTCGACATATTAATACACTCAATGATGTTGTAAGGCTGATAAAATCAAGCCGAAAGATAATCGTATTGACCGGAGCAGGTGTGAGCGTGAGCTGTGGCATTCCCGACTTCAGAAGTAGAGATGGAGTTTACTCTAGGCTAGCACAAGATTTTCCTAATTTACCCGACCCACAAGTGAGTACTCGAATATAGTGCCGACTTTGAACCGTTTTACTTTTATccattaatattatttcaatccgAAACACAATCATGTgtcgataatttaaaaattctaacacattcattttatttgcaGGCAATGTTCGATATAAATTACTTCGCACAGGATCCACGaccgtttttcaaattcgctCGCGAAATTTATCCTGGTCAATTTAAGCCCAGCCCCTGCCATAGGTTTATCAAGATGTTGGATAAGTACAAGAAGTTGCTTAGAAACTACTCGCAAAATATAGATACCCTAGAGCAGGTGGCAGGAATTGAGAATGTTATAGAATGTCACGGTGAGTGACGATGATTATTTTGTACAGCAATGAATGCATGGTTTAGGCGTAAGAAAAATGCTGACATAGgttttactttcaatttaGTTGATATATTTCGGACGTATTTTTGTTCACAGGATCTTTTGCCACAGCATCCTGTACAAGATGTAAATATCAAGTTAGAGCAGATGACATAAGGGAAGAAATATTTGCCCAAAAAATTCCAATGTGTCCAAAATGCAAAGCCAATACTTTACCCTCCATCACAGAAATGGATCCGAATGATAATTACAGAGGTGAGCAAATAGTTCTCAAACACATCTACTTTGGCTGGTGAAGCCAACGAAACTAACATCTGTGGTATTTTTCAAGATCTAGTCAACCAGGGGATAATGAAACCAGATATTGTATTCTTTGGAGAAGGACTTCCCGACGTATTTCACGACGCTATGGCTAAGGACAAAGATGACTGCGATTTATTAATTGTTATCGGATCGTCTTTAAAAGTAAGACCAGTAGCATTGATTCCATCTTCCATTCCGTCTCACGTACCACAGATTCTCATAAATCGAGAACCTCTTCCACATTTGAAGTTTGACGTAGAGCTACTAGGCGATGGAGATGTCATAATCAATCAGTTATGTCATTTGTAAGTATAATACAGCTGGCAATGCATCAAAAGTAAGATGGACGATAGAAACGTCAATTAATAGTCGGTGATTGAATTTCCACAGAATGGGGGACAACTATAGTGAAGTTTGTTGGCAAAACAATCTTCTGAAAGAAGCTACGCAACTTTTACCATCTCGGTATACTGCTGACGATTCGTGGGAACAAAGTCAGGACACTACTACTAATCACGAATTTTCTCAAGACAGTGTTGAGCTCAATCTGAAATCGCATCAGGTGTCAACGGAAAGTCAAGACAGTCTCATGATCAATGCAAATACAACACCTAAGCACTCCGAAAACACAGATATCTGTATTTCCCCATTTCATGCCGGTCATATGGAAAACGCTGAGGGATTCACTTTGCTTGGCGAAAGTCCGAAACGACGATTGGGAGACTCCAGCGTTGAAAGTAGCCCGAAACGAATGAACTTTGGGAATAACTCAAGCTCAGAGTTAATTGATTCGTCTCTACAGTTGTTGGACAGTATCGATTCAAGCCGTGAGTTGGCCTCGCGTAATGATCGATTAATATCGGTAGAATCGACGTCAGAAAATAATGGACAGATTCTCAACTTAGAAGAGTGTCATGTTGTCCCAAGACTTCTCAACTCAAGCTCATCGAGTACAAATGAGTCCACTACCGAATCACCTGTCACAACGGTTACTTCCACTCCATCGACAATAAACAATTTGTCTGTTTCGACTGATTGTGACATTGTAGATACAGAGAGAATAAATTCGAAGGCAAGACATGTTTCTATTGACTCAGCGATGGATTCTGGGATGGGAGACAGTTGTAATAGTGTGGACAGTTCCGAAGAAAAAGTGGTAATTGATTctaacgaagaagaaaatacgAAAAGGAATGATTTCGAGAGGCGTTGTTGGCAAGCCAAAGTTAGAGAGAGTCTCGCGGCACGGTTACCAGGTAAATTAACTATGCATACACTTATTTTTGCCCATTACTTGTAGTTagttattaataaatataaatttgttcttattttttcctatTACAGATAACTCCTACTACCAAGCTACAGCTGGTAGGTACATTTTCCCTGGTGCTGAGGTCTATTCTGATCCAGAGGACTATGATCATTGTTCCCTTTCGGCAAATTCTGACAGTTCAGAAAGTGATAGCGACTCAACTTCTGACGATGAAGAAGAGACTTGTAAGTTTCCtacagtttgaaaataattaacgacATTGTTCATCTATACAGtagagatttttcaattcatctcAAGACAATGCAGGTCTCAATgagctgtaattttttttctcttttttccagGTGCAGATGAGGAATTCTCTGAAGGTGCGGATATTGACGGAGAAGGTGAAGGGGAGGAGGTTGACTGGGCAAGTATTCCTTCAAAAGAACTTCAACGCTAGTCTCCAGGAAATGCTGGAAATGGTAGTCAATTCTTATTGCAACCACCTTGGAGGATTTGATCAAAGTTAAATTTAACTGTCAAAATCAACGAGCAGATATACGAATACATAAAATTGAACTTGCATTCTACGTTTTcagcgatttaaaaaaaatttctttcgatattATTAAACATTACGAGAAGGAACATACCTAAGTTCTTATTCGTAGTGGCTGATTTTGTTAAATCAGTTACCAGAatataaagagaaaagaagaaaaatagtatGTCTGAAGATTTGCCAAATTGGAGTACGTATATTGATAGAGTAATTTTAGTTTACCGGTAAATCTAAATTATTAATGTTCGTTATTTTAGGTAGGTAATAGAATAACAATGGCTAAgtgtattaaattattaccCAGTTAATAATGGTAGCGCCTATTTTGTCAAGCGGCGATAAGACATGATAACAATGGGAACGTTtccatttgatttttttcaaaataaataatatttcgcgTTTTCGAGTATTGCGCGTTCCGAAGATTAAGTTACGTATACGCAGATCTAGTCCCACGGGcgggtttttgaaaaatcatttcaactcCAACATTGGATCGAGTATTTACAATTTactgttgaaagaaatgtttaTTTTAACATCGCATTTATACTGATGATATATTAACCTCAGCCGACGAAATTTGGTAGAATTTTTTCCTATGCAAGCCGTGACATTCAACGGAAACTAAAATTCTGTAACGTTGCTGGAGGTCTGTAGACAAACGTGGGTTTAAATTTACGCCGGTTATTAatcaattttacgaaaaacacgtttgtaattaattcttgCGTGATTACGAACTTTGATGGAATTTAATGTTAGTTGAATGTTGTTAATTTATCTgtgaatatatgtaaatatcgTTCGTTTTGCTAACACaactatattttatttgttatcaTATAGTAATGATACGAAAGATATACctattcaattcttttttttccgttaAATAATTAAGAGTGAAcggtgaaaaatatacaacgGTGGACTAATTTACGAGTACACTTCAGGGAATGAATTCTGAGAACTTATGATGCCCAAGTtgaaacacaataaaaatattcttactcCGATTTACTGGTCGAatgttgttttaatatttttttcttaaagtctcggcgaaaatttggatctcaagaataattttttcacccttggTTTAAAGAATAACCATTCATTTCCCAGAATTTACCCAAAGCAATGTACTTGTATTTTGTCGACACAATGTGACGCACAATTCACTCTTAATCACTGTAAATATCGTTTGAATGCAAATTACGCGAATAATCCACTTAATCAGTTCAACATTTCGATCCTCACATATTCTgtcattataaaataatattctattttaCTATTGGCAAATAAATGCAgttattacatacatacgatATATTTAGGGATGTAACACTCGTTTCTATAGGTAATTCTTAgttaggaataaaaaaaaatacataataataatagatatgCGCGCGAGGTTAGAAAGAATGTGAACTTGAAGCTTCGAAATAGATTAGTTGAATAGTTGTTGAAACACTTTTGTCACGAAAATCTGAAGGGGATCGTTGTATCGTAGTGAGAAGAATATTGCGCGAAATTTAATTTGACTCGTGTCAACTGAATGATTCTGATTAAATTTCTCAAGTTTGAAGTGAAAACTTCTgaactaattttcatttaagcATGATGAGAAAGGCCCACATTCATACATGTATTGGCATAAGGattaatataattgaaaaactttttttgagcTCTAGATGTGTgttgatatgaaaatttgaaacttaatGTTGTTATCGAACACAATCCCCCCCACCCCAAACCATAAAATGTGACTAGATTCTAATGACCGGCCATTTCAATAGCTGCTACTTCCTGAAACTACACCCCATGAGTAGCGAAATGATAAatacatttaaaaatatcgattaCAGCATGCTGTAATGGTTTGGCAATTACTTCAGCTCACTAATTATGGTTTTCAGTTTAATTGGAGCACGGGCGAATGTACAAAGCAATGTTAGATAATCCTATCATTGcgtgttatttttataagGGTGAACGATTAGCTTTTAGCATTTGCAACTAGGGACATCTGTGGCAATTATGACAAAATTATACGACTGTAAAGCTCTTTTAGGTTTACAGAGTAACTGTTTTCACGTCCTTTATAAAATCTATTGAGATACTAAGGTTGTTTACTATTTCGAAGATTTTACATGAAACAGTATAATGATTTTGTCATTATTGTTGCaatcttagtttttgtttatataatatgtaaggAACAATGAGGTTGTGTGCAAGTATATTATTCTTAATGAATTAATGATATAATGTAAGATATGAATATAGTACGTAATACATATTCATTAAtcaataatgttaaaaaaatacgataaattaataataatagtaatcacAATAATATCTTGAATGTAAATGtgggaatgaaattttcatgggCTGAGAAAGATACGAAAAAATAACTAAACACGCGAGATTACTAGGTTTATGTATTGAGCTTCAACTTCCACTTTCCTCTGCAAAGGGTACGCGAGGTgctctttatttttaatggCAGATGTGATTGtcatttgttcgatttttggatgttaaagaaatagaaaaaacaggGAGGGAAAATTAGTAACTCTAAGATTGATGGAAACGATCGAGCAATTTGGTGAGTTTCGAGCAACTCTGTTTCCTCGGTATTaagagaaataatattttatacaataagACGAAAAGTTACATACcgctttatattatacaaatatagctttatttataattttgttataCGCCGTTTGACTTGATAAAAGGAGAGATTGAAGAATTAGGTATTATAACCTGGTTgaagatactttttttttctttctttgtttctatatgtttctatttttttaaatataatttatttgattaaTAACGTTTGTAAATAATGATATAGTTGGAAGTAAAAATGTTCTTGTAATTTCACATTCTTTCTGCCTCTGTAGTTTCGTTTCTTAGTAAGATTCCTATTATCTGAATAATTGCGTATTGCTCAAAATTTGTACCAAAATTGGCAACTGTTGtgtgtctttttttctcaactactTGTTCAAGttttaaagtgaaaaatgtaaaataatccaGTTTAACGATTGGCCTGCTTTGTCGccttcttttcttattttttttttttttttcattcatttatctttatctctttctttcactctctgtctctctctctatctcttctctctcctcgacagcactgattttttttttgtatagatCTACGTATACCATGTATCAcatatgtaaatatttattatttctaatattTAATAGATCGTGGAATCTTTTGTAAGGTTGGCTGTAATTTGAAAGCTCATCAGCAGTGTGTTTTGATATGATTCttcagatgattttttttttctctctttagtctaggaaaagttttcatatttcagCAATCCTCGCAAAAAAACAGTACATTAAGGAAGttctgattcttttttttctcttctttcttttttatatataatttgttatttaatataaagaatgttattaaaaaaaaaaaatgttctcttcattattatataaatgttgtaagaatttttcgtttattttggTATTACTAACGCATAAGCTTTACCTCgtaaattaaacatttttctatcATAATTAAATAGCGTTTCTTTATTCTGGCACCTTTTTACGAACAAATGTACGTCTGTATGTACGAATGTGTAGGTACGTTAACGATATTTGTGAAAGAGATCCAATATATATTCTCCGTTGGACTTCGAAATACAATGAGGCAGAATAATTTGAGTTTGTAAAGAACAATTAAGGAAAAGCGTCgccagaaaaattattaaaaaaacaacggCCACATACAACATCTCAACATCTCACAATTGGCACAGCAGTATGAGGTACATTGCTTTACAGCGTACAGTTGcaatggttttttttcgtaaatttcagtTCTACATATTGGCGCAGCAAGAGCAAACGATTATGATTAGAAATGAATCGTGAAACCTGGGTACCACGATTTGGAAATTCCTACGAGTATTTGGTATGTGAAGAAATTATTCAGGCGATTCCTCGTGCCACGGAAAGGATAATGAATCCCGCCTAATATCGCAATTGCTCTGGAATTTATATCCATTGACGAACAAAGTTGTTGGAAGTAATAATCATCAAACTGCTTCATCCGGAATGATATTTAAGAAAATCCCAGCTCATGTATGAAAGGATTTCAATTATTCCTGTCATGAAAAGTATATCCgcttaaaaaattgtacgaaaaaaaaaaaaaaaaaaaaatatctacttATCAAATTTACTTGGTGCAAGTAATACAGCACtggtataaatttatttttctatcctCGTAACTGAGGCACGATTCTGTTGATATTCGGATAACTTTAAGTGATATTTGCGCGTGAGACTGTGCGAACACACATGTGTGAAATTCACGTATAGTTTACACCTGTATAAAATATCGAATGGTACATTGAATCAGCGGtagaatattttcgaaaaagtaataataagaatGTAGAAATAAGATTACATTTAATTGTATAAAGTAGACGAATGACTATCGTTTGTATTGACGaactaataaataattaccacAAAGCTTAGGATTTGTTATCAGTATACAAAGTATTATTTATAGGTATGTTAGACGCATTCAGAGAGAGGGGAGAGAGAGGATTTCCTGTCACAcgtatattaataaatattaactaTCTTATTACCGGGGTaatgcatatatttatattaaaatatgtCAAAACTAATGAAAGAactaatcataataataatgataataataataataacaaagatgataatgatgaagataaaattatacaatctAAGTTAAATACACATGATGATTAATGCTTAGCTCAATCTTGATATAAGTAACtggatatatataaaaaaaagtaactaaaTTAAATCCAATCTATTGAATCAAAGTTAAAAAGAAGCGTATAGATTATGCATACTATTAGATATATTTGCTAcacaaatttcactttttgtgcactcatcgattattatttctagttaCACGTAACACGTAAGAATATATAGTTTAAGAGTAATCGAAATAATTAGTCCACGAGTAggattgaggaaaaatatgtTATGTTTTTGGTATAGTGAATGTGGTGTTCTATCTTTCCAAgtgtaaattatttatcatttcggtattaatatattatatattctttattatttcaaatttttactgaaCCTATTCGCACTTCCTTCGACAGCGTTAAACTCGCTAAACCATatgcatacctatataataaCTATACAATAGATCTGTATGTTTTCGAAAGCAATAAATCGAATGATCAGATTCTACGTGACATTAaacttaaaataataatttcgaaagGTTGGTTAAACCATAAATCAATATATTTTCCCACAGCTTGTATATGAGATGAATATTCCAATTCCTGATTACTATGATTCTAAGGTTACAAATCGTGCTgataaaaatagtgaaaattttccatcacACGACGCGCAGTCAGCGGCTAAAAGTTAAtgcataaaagaaaaaattattatttccagACTCGAGTGAACATTAAAAAACGATCAATCACCGATCCATTAAATTAAAAACGGTATTAAAAACGCTGAAAAAATCGTCTCTCGACAATACAGAGATGTAACAATAGTACATATGAATGAGTACCTAAAACGAGTCGATTATCAGCATCCGTAATGGCCGCCTCGGTGCTCGAAAAGGTACCGTGTGAGTCGAAACGattccaaaatttcaaacacccAATACGGCaatgaaaaatagtaaaaaaatccgGCAATTCAGGGTAATAAGCTAAGGGTCCGACGCTGGCAAAAAAGCCACACCACACCCATGTATAAACGGTGAATATAAAAGTACAGGAGGCGCTTATAAAGGTCGTTGGAAAAATAATAGGGAAAAAGTTACGAGTCGTCGGTAGAATAGAATGAACGAATGGAAGGAATCGCGTGCGATTGCCGCGACAATTTCGTGCGGCGGCAGCGGCGGGTTTTACACGCCTACGACGTATTCATAGAGAACAGCAGGTGCGGCAGGGCTGTGCTGTCAATGAAGCATCGTGCTCGCAGATACGCGAGGACGGAGGAAGGCCTGGCATAAAAAGTGTGCAACGAGCCGCGTATCGGCTCAGATGCCTGCAAGGCTGCAAGGAGTTAATACCGTCTCGCTTTATCGAGCTGCCCTGTACCTACGTGGCGCCTGAAAGAGTGACAACAAATCGACAGCATGTGCGGTAAGTCGAAATTGACGTAATACACGAAACGTTGATCAAGTGCCTGCGCTCGTCGTTTCTTTAACATCCATGTGCCATGACCTATACATGTCGTGTACGATACGTTGCATTGCACGTACTGTCAATTGAAAAACCCGCGCAGTACAAATACCACGCGTTTCAGTATTACCGCACGCTTTTTGCAACAGATGTTTAAGGATAGTTTTTCGACATTTAGAGAAATCGGACAAACATTTACAGAACGGGAAACGTTATCGTTGATATTTACTATCGAGAATAAGAATGAACGTCAAACGTCATTTCCTTCTGGGCAACACGCtgtgttgttaattttttccttaaaCTACAATTACGCGTATACGATGGATCGATcgtactgtttttttttcttcttttttcttcttaaacGATTTGTAATTATATGTGCGTTTTTGTCAGGAATCGATCAGTACGAGTAAACGATACCGAATTTATAGTAACGTGAATAATGGAGCTGTTCGTAATTGACGTTCGTTAAATTTCTATCAAAACTAAATTATTtcgattcaattattatatacagacGTACAATCATCGTTAATCCGCATAATCGTTCAGCTGGGGTGATTAATTAGAACACAAATCGTTTGTAGCATGGGTATAaagctaaataaaaaaaaaagaagaaaatttaaaaaaaacatgactCACAATTTTTAGCAATAACTAAAATCACgtttattgataattttcattatctttaGCACGACGTGTAGACGTTATCACTGATATTAATCGTCGGGCCATTCTTTACTTGGGAATTCATGAATGCGTCACTCGAAACGTcgtcatttttatattctgatttaatttcgaaaaatgtaaTCAGTGCCAAACAATATTCTGTTCCTCAATACATCAGCCTTTTACCCTCTACATTGAAATTACTTGATAACGAACGCGAACGAACACGTGTCGGTCGACGGAACTATCAAACAAACATGTGTTTGTTTGATAATTATTCCCCACAATGTGTATGTACGTAatgcatgtgtatataatttGGATACCGttgacagaaaaattttactcgctCTGTTATCTGATTGAGTGACTGAAGAATTTCATGCACTTACCATGTGAGAAAAATCCTTTATTTATAAAGAatcgcgaaaataaaatatcaattgaGATGTCTTTTCGCCAAAATGTTCGAATCCTTGCAGTATATGAAAACGTACGCATTATCCGTCGCCCTTTTTCACGATTCAGAAAAGTGGAACGAATCTCTCTTTGTGGTATATAAACGCTATCGCTTCTTTCTTTACGTTACTTTTATCGCCATGAGCCAAGCACGAATTCTGCTGAGTTTCGACAGAACGGAAGGAAGTGACGAATGACagatttttccatctttcggCAACATCCGCATCCGTGCAGAGCTACCGAATGTATAACAacgatataattatattcatatgCCATGACAATATCATGACCGcagtttataatttatagaaCCGTCTTCACTTGCAGTGGGTGGGATTTTTTCACTGACGGAATTCCTCGTCTTTGCAACGCGTATACTTCATTTtcatatacatgcatgtaaAGCTCTAAATATTTATGCCGCAAGTCTTATATCGATAGGAATAGACCGCACGTATCGGAGTTTCAACTTTGACACGCAGTGGAAAATTATATACGAAGAGCGAATCACACGCTCGTGTCAGCTATACTCTTGCCagaaaatagagagaaaaaacagaattaCTTTACACTACGTCATTATAATGAAGTCAACATAG encodes:
- the LOC124416273 gene encoding NAD-dependent protein deacetylase sirtuin-1 gives rise to the protein MASHSELLEYSSPAKRRKIDCNGHGTSQGSERDFGDCKASHGTVDNDLEETLGGDSGFTELSNGTKSAPTTPDTNLVPTPSRTDSISEDTGYPPDTANEKDDISSTVSNLSELSGLSELSGEAEDGPQWRPVSSWVQKQMLTGADPRDLLHHLLMDSTQIPEQVDDLTLWKIILNMMSEPPRRQKLRHINTLNDVVRLIKSSRKIIVLTGAGVSVSCGIPDFRSRDGVYSRLAQDFPNLPDPQAMFDINYFAQDPRPFFKFAREIYPGQFKPSPCHRFIKMLDKYKKLLRNYSQNIDTLEQVAGIENVIECHGSFATASCTRCKYQVRADDIREEIFAQKIPMCPKCKANTLPSITEMDPNDNYRDLVNQGIMKPDIVFFGEGLPDVFHDAMAKDKDDCDLLIVIGSSLKVRPVALIPSSIPSHVPQILINREPLPHLKFDVELLGDGDVIINQLCHLMGDNYSEVCWQNNLLKEATQLLPSRYTADDSWEQSQDTTTNHEFSQDSVELNLKSHQVSTESQDSLMINANTTPKHSENTDICISPFHAGHMENAEGFTLLGESPKRRLGDSSVESSPKRMNFGNNSSSELIDSSLQLLDSIDSSRELASRNDRLISVESTSENNGQILNLEECHVVPRLLNSSSSSTNESTTESPVTTVTSTPSTINNLSVSTDCDIVDTERINSKARHVSIDSAMDSGMGDSCNSVDSSEEKVVIDSNEEENTKRNDFERRCWQAKVRESLAARLPDNSYYQATAGRYIFPGAEVYSDPEDYDHCSLSANSDSSESDSDSTSDDEEETCADEEFSEGADIDGEGEGEEVDWASIPSKELQR